One Candidatus Lernaella stagnicola DNA window includes the following coding sequences:
- the ablB gene encoding putative beta-lysine N-acetyltransferase — MSASKTELESDKAALTTPSVVADDENGSAISDEWGGLEPTDKQMGMVQFTLDKGVRTTVVGTVYGLDFEIEGDGYSLRVFFDYYNRRLKVLDYEAEDYSGMIKRMAHLAEANSFDKVFIKARLKDFQIFLSHGYMMEGVLRYYFHGEDAYVLSRFSSLERASSDALVKEAELIENLIYGERPKRELPPLDSDVVITRAKLEHIPALVQIYRSVFETYPSPLTNPDYIKATMDRKSIYCLALKNGAAAAAASADISGKHGNAEMTDCATDPAMQGKGLMKHILLNLEDDLRQQGVQTAYTLARAMSVGMNSVFYRLGYEFSGRLINNCDIFGQFEDMNIWVKRLAFPAR, encoded by the coding sequence ACAAGGCGGCGTTAACCACGCCGTCGGTTGTCGCCGACGACGAAAACGGCAGTGCGATATCCGATGAATGGGGTGGCCTAGAACCGACGGACAAGCAAATGGGAATGGTCCAATTCACGCTGGACAAAGGCGTGAGAACCACGGTAGTCGGCACCGTCTACGGACTCGATTTCGAGATCGAAGGAGACGGCTATTCGCTGCGCGTCTTTTTCGATTACTACAACCGGCGTTTGAAGGTCCTCGACTACGAAGCCGAGGATTATTCGGGGATGATCAAACGCATGGCCCATCTGGCCGAGGCAAACAGCTTTGACAAGGTGTTCATCAAGGCTCGGCTGAAAGATTTCCAAATCTTCCTATCGCACGGCTACATGATGGAAGGCGTCCTGCGTTACTATTTCCACGGCGAAGACGCTTACGTACTGTCACGCTTTTCGTCGCTGGAACGAGCAAGCAGCGACGCGCTGGTCAAAGAAGCCGAATTAATTGAAAACCTGATCTACGGCGAGCGGCCCAAACGCGAGCTCCCACCCCTTGATTCGGACGTGGTAATCACCCGCGCCAAACTCGAGCACATCCCGGCTTTGGTTCAAATTTACCGCAGCGTGTTTGAAACCTATCCATCTCCGCTAACCAATCCGGATTACATCAAGGCCACCATGGATCGTAAGTCCATCTATTGCCTGGCGTTAAAGAACGGCGCGGCTGCTGCCGCGGCCAGCGCGGATATCAGCGGCAAGCACGGCAACGCCGAGATGACCGATTGCGCCACTGATCCGGCCATGCAAGGAAAGGGCTTGATGAAACATATCCTCCTGAATTTGGAGGACGATCTGCGGCAGCAAGGCGTGCAAACCGCCTATACCCTCGCAAGGGCGATGAGTGTGGGTATGAACAGTGTGTTCTACCGCCTCGGATACGAGTTTTCGGGCCGCCTGATCAACAACTGCGACATTTTCGGCCAATTCGAGGACATGAATATTTGGGTGAAGCGTTTGGCGTTTCCGGCCCGTTAA
- a CDS encoding RlmE family RNA methyltransferase yields MRLRLDKRRRGDAKQIGKAKSGKPTSGDPRWDHFAQRAKDEGYASRAVYKLAEIDRRVSLFVPGARVLDLGCAPGGWLQYAAQKVTASGRVVGIDLRPTDVQAPQVRTIVGDLLEGVDLGEETKPFDVVLSDMAPDTTGVRNVDQARSAELARLAFQWALRLGAPGSAFVTKIFQGPDFEALLRDVKDAYEKVRCVRPEATRKESIEVFIVALKKKAL; encoded by the coding sequence ATGCGATTACGCCTGGACAAACGGCGGCGCGGCGACGCCAAGCAAATAGGAAAAGCCAAGAGCGGCAAGCCCACCAGCGGTGACCCGCGTTGGGATCACTTTGCCCAGCGTGCCAAAGACGAAGGCTACGCCTCGCGCGCCGTGTATAAGCTGGCGGAAATCGACCGCCGCGTCTCCCTGTTCGTCCCAGGGGCGCGGGTGCTCGACCTGGGCTGCGCTCCGGGCGGTTGGCTCCAATACGCCGCGCAAAAAGTGACGGCATCGGGCCGAGTTGTCGGTATTGATCTCCGGCCGACCGACGTGCAGGCGCCGCAAGTTCGCACGATCGTCGGCGATCTTCTCGAAGGCGTGGATCTGGGCGAGGAAACCAAGCCCTTTGACGTTGTGTTATCCGACATGGCGCCGGATACCACGGGCGTGCGCAATGTCGACCAGGCGCGGAGCGCCGAATTGGCGCGGTTGGCTTTCCAGTGGGCGCTGCGCTTGGGCGCGCCGGGCTCGGCTTTTGTGACCAAGATTTTCCAGGGGCCGGATTTCGAGGCGTTGCTTCGCGATGTGAAAGACGCCTACGAGAAAGTGCGGTGCGTACGACCTGAGGCGACGCGCAAGGAAAGCATCGAAGTGTTCATCGTCGCGCTGAAGAAAAAGGCGCTTTAG